One window of the Runella slithyformis DSM 19594 genome contains the following:
- a CDS encoding SusC/RagA family TonB-linked outer membrane protein: MKITFSQLLLSVVCAGMIRAHDAQAQEILNRPISVIGERLELRDVLSQIENQAEIKFVYSTKIKSNQRLTLNISKRKLSTVLDEILKPIAIEYEVIENRILLKKSKYEQSLLPNEEEQATTVVQPIELPVSGTVKDEKGVTMAGVSIVIKGTSRGTTTDANGNFKIDVPDKNTTLIISYVGYFSQQITVGNRSQINLSLLPDERSLNEVQVVAFGEQRKRDVTGSIASLKAADIRANTAASPDVALQGRAAGVQITQSGGTPGGAVRINVRGVASINSNSQPLIVIDGQPVNSSAFGTGGVAMNPLAEINPDDIESMEVLKDASASILFGSRAANGVILITTKKGIKGKPTIDFSYQQGINTATNRVDFIDNGADHFNILKRAARNNVPAGLAPASSNLTSLVPTGILRGSLPASFDNQLIDSTTLYNTRTNWLDQVLRQGGFQQATLSAGGGLKNLTIYGSGSYRKEDGIVIGQGLRRLSGRVNVEYNPIKILKLGANVALNSIDNEAIPLANSYQYGLTSALPAYPIQLPDGSYFNGIANGTNNTLSIGTNPVFYRNNYSNKSNTFRNINTFFAQIEPLKGLTIRSEFGTDYQKTKNDILLNPTLYPTGIQGAERTGGGRAENRDVLNRNSNWNNTINYVRELGKDHRIGLLVGNSLQNRISDNETYITERVPPGAKTGLDTTRTILFNDEISFRFVSYFGRINYAYKDKYLFEVSLRSDGSSRFGPENRWATFPGMSVGWVISDESFLSNSSFVNFLKLRASYGRTGNAEIGNFSWQKNFTFVGYNAAIYGGIQGGQFTNPGNTALTWESTKQFDAGIEFTLWNKRISGTLDYYNKDSEGLLLDYALGPLFGTINNSMTINLGSVRNRGVEFSLTTRNIMKKDFRWTTDFNISRNKNTVLSTYTAPFLNFPFQVIAGPSIATPGYPLGNYYMAQFAGFDPNTGNELFYERDRVVFNNTGQTVRTGALWDGTIANNAGNNQFILENRTPYPVLFGGLTNSFQFRKIDFNFLFYYQYGNWIYDQAQRAQSYATTGQVLRAESPGIGSLRDELNKTEGAFRMQWNSNARSFESSRFLHDGSFIRLKNVQLGYTLPASVAKKLRLRTARISLTGQNLLTFTKFRGWDPEVFRNGGAEGSTATLSPGVTNNDLPQVRTILVGVNFGF; this comes from the coding sequence ATGAAAATTACATTTTCACAATTGCTCCTGTCGGTCGTATGTGCCGGCATGATCCGGGCCCACGACGCCCAAGCGCAGGAAATACTCAACAGACCTATATCGGTAATCGGCGAACGCCTAGAACTGAGAGATGTTCTGAGTCAAATAGAGAACCAGGCCGAGATAAAATTTGTGTACAGCACCAAGATAAAGTCCAACCAACGCCTGACCCTGAATATCAGTAAACGTAAACTCTCAACGGTATTGGATGAAATTCTGAAGCCGATCGCCATCGAATACGAAGTGATTGAAAACCGTATTCTGCTAAAAAAAAGTAAATACGAACAAAGCTTACTCCCAAACGAAGAAGAGCAGGCAACGACGGTCGTTCAGCCCATTGAACTACCCGTCAGCGGCACTGTTAAAGACGAAAAGGGCGTCACTATGGCGGGTGTGAGTATTGTGATCAAAGGAACCTCCCGAGGCACCACAACCGATGCCAACGGCAACTTTAAGATTGACGTACCCGACAAAAACACGACCTTGATTATCAGTTATGTGGGGTATTTTTCCCAGCAAATCACGGTGGGAAATCGGAGTCAAATCAACCTCTCCCTTCTGCCCGACGAGCGCTCGCTCAATGAAGTGCAGGTGGTGGCCTTTGGCGAACAGCGCAAGCGCGATGTAACCGGCTCCATCGCCTCACTGAAAGCGGCCGATATTCGCGCCAACACGGCGGCCAGCCCGGATGTGGCCTTGCAGGGGCGCGCTGCGGGCGTGCAAATCACGCAGTCGGGCGGAACTCCCGGCGGCGCAGTGCGTATCAATGTACGAGGAGTGGCCTCCATCAATTCCAACTCCCAGCCGCTTATTGTCATTGACGGACAGCCCGTAAACAGCTCTGCTTTCGGAACCGGCGGGGTGGCCATGAACCCATTGGCTGAAATCAACCCCGACGACATTGAATCAATGGAAGTACTGAAAGATGCTTCGGCTTCTATATTGTTCGGTTCAAGAGCCGCCAACGGGGTTATTCTGATTACCACAAAAAAAGGAATCAAAGGCAAACCTACTATTGATTTCAGCTACCAACAGGGCATTAATACGGCCACCAACCGTGTAGACTTTATTGACAACGGGGCCGACCATTTCAACATTTTGAAACGGGCCGCCCGCAACAACGTGCCGGCAGGGTTAGCCCCTGCTTCTTCCAACTTGACAAGCTTAGTGCCCACGGGTATTTTACGAGGCTCGTTGCCCGCTTCATTTGATAATCAATTGATTGACTCTACCACTCTCTATAACACCCGCACCAATTGGCTCGACCAAGTGCTGCGACAGGGAGGATTTCAACAGGCAACGCTAAGCGCCGGCGGCGGACTGAAAAACCTGACAATTTACGGCAGCGGGTCGTATCGCAAAGAAGACGGGATTGTGATCGGACAGGGCCTGCGCCGTTTGAGCGGACGCGTAAATGTAGAATACAACCCTATCAAAATCCTCAAACTGGGGGCCAACGTAGCACTCAACAGCATTGATAACGAAGCCATTCCGCTGGCAAATTCGTACCAATACGGCCTAACCTCCGCTTTGCCTGCCTACCCGATTCAGTTGCCCGATGGTTCATACTTCAACGGTATTGCCAACGGCACCAACAATACCCTGAGCATAGGTACCAACCCCGTTTTTTACCGCAACAATTATTCTAACAAATCCAACACTTTCAGAAATATTAACACCTTTTTTGCCCAAATTGAGCCACTGAAAGGTTTAACTATCCGTTCGGAATTCGGCACGGATTACCAAAAAACCAAGAACGATATTTTGCTCAATCCCACACTGTATCCTACGGGAATTCAAGGGGCCGAACGGACGGGAGGAGGCCGCGCTGAAAACCGCGATGTACTGAACCGTAATTCTAACTGGAACAATACGATCAACTACGTACGGGAATTGGGCAAAGATCATCGCATCGGCCTTTTAGTGGGAAACAGCCTGCAAAACCGCATTTCCGATAATGAAACCTACATCACAGAGCGCGTGCCGCCCGGTGCCAAAACGGGCTTGGACACCACCCGAACCATTCTTTTCAACGATGAAATATCGTTTCGGTTTGTCTCTTATTTTGGCCGAATCAACTACGCCTATAAAGACAAATACCTGTTTGAAGTCAGTCTGCGCTCCGACGGCTCCTCGCGCTTCGGTCCCGAAAACCGCTGGGCTACCTTTCCGGGAATGTCTGTCGGCTGGGTCATCAGCGATGAGAGCTTCCTGAGCAACAGCTCCTTTGTTAATTTCCTGAAACTGCGCGCCAGTTATGGCCGCACCGGAAACGCCGAAATCGGCAATTTTTCATGGCAAAAAAACTTTACGTTTGTGGGGTACAATGCCGCGATTTACGGAGGGATTCAGGGAGGACAATTTACCAATCCGGGAAACACCGCCCTGACGTGGGAGTCCACCAAGCAATTTGATGCGGGCATTGAATTTACCCTGTGGAACAAACGCATCAGCGGGACGTTGGATTATTACAACAAAGATTCCGAAGGATTGCTGCTTGATTACGCGTTGGGACCGCTGTTTGGCACCATCAACAATTCCATGACCATCAACTTAGGTTCTGTTCGCAATCGAGGGGTAGAGTTCAGCCTCACCACGCGCAACATCATGAAAAAGGACTTCCGCTGGACGACGGATTTTAACATCAGCCGCAATAAGAACACCGTCCTGAGCACCTACACGGCACCGTTCCTCAATTTCCCCTTCCAGGTCATTGCCGGACCGAGCATTGCCACTCCGGGCTATCCGTTAGGCAATTATTACATGGCGCAGTTTGCAGGATTTGACCCCAATACCGGCAACGAGCTGTTTTATGAGCGCGATCGGGTCGTTTTTAATAATACCGGTCAGACAGTAAGAACGGGTGCTTTATGGGACGGAACCATTGCAAACAATGCCGGCAATAATCAATTCATTCTCGAAAATCGCACGCCGTACCCGGTCCTTTTCGGCGGATTGACCAACAGTTTTCAATTTCGTAAAATTGATTTTAATTTCCTGTTTTACTACCAATACGGCAACTGGATCTATGACCAGGCCCAACGTGCACAGAGTTATGCCACCACCGGTCAGGTATTACGGGCTGAAAGCCCGGGCATCGGGAGTCTGCGTGATGAACTTAACAAAACCGAAGGGGCCTTCCGGATGCAGTGGAACTCCAACGCCCGCAGTTTTGAATCTTCCCGCTTTTTGCACGACGGCTCATTCATCCGACTCAAAAACGTTCAGCTTGGATATACACTTCCCGCATCGGTGGCCAAAAAACTACGCCTTCGTACAGCGCGTATTTCTTTGACGGGTCAAAACCTGCTCACGTTTACCAAGTTCAGAGGCTGGGATCCCGAAGTATTTCGCAACGGCGGGGCCGAGGGCTCCACGGCTACGCTTTCACCGGGCGTAACCAACAACGACTTGCCGCAGGTTCGGACTATTTTGGTTGGGGTTAATTTCGGTTTCTAA